A single window of Hemicordylus capensis ecotype Gifberg chromosome 15, rHemCap1.1.pri, whole genome shotgun sequence DNA harbors:
- the DENR gene encoding density-regulated protein isoform X1, protein MICEMAMDAADSAVLDCKGDQRCSARPDADYPLRVLYCGVCSLPTEYCEYMPDVAKCRQWLEKNFPNEFAKLTVDNSPKQESGVGEGQGTTGEEEEKKKQKRGGRGQIKQKKKTVPQKVTIAKIPRAKKKYVTRVCGLATFEIDLKEAQRFFAQKFSCGASVTGEDEIIIQGDFTDDIIDVIQEKWSEVDDDSIEDLGEVKK, encoded by the exons ATCTGTGAGATGGCGATGGATGCAGCCGATTCTGCAGTTCTCGATTGCAAAGGAGACCAAAGGTGCAGTGCAAGGCCTGATGCGGACTATCCCCTCCGGGTTCTCTACTGCGGAG ttTGCTCGTTGCCAACAGAG TACTGCGAATACATGCCCGATGTGGCTAAATGCAGGCAATGGTTAGAGAAGAACTTCCCAAACGAGTTTGCAAAACTTACTGTAG ACAATTCTCCAAAACAAGAATCTGGAGTTGGAGAAGGTCAAGGAACAACTGgtgaagaggaagagaagaaaaagcaaaAGAGAG GTGGGAGAggtcagataaaacagaagaagaaaacgGTACCTCAAAAAGTGACAATAGCGAAAATCCCAAGAGCAAAGAAGAAATACGTCACGAGAGTGTGCGGTCTTGCAACATTTG AAATTGAcctcaaggaagcacaaagatTCTTCGCTCAGAAATTCTCCTGTGGTGCCTCTGTAACAGGAGAGGACGAAATAATCATTCAGGGGGATTTTACAGATGACATCATCGATGTCATCCAGGAGAAATGGTCTGAG GTGGATGACGATAGCATCGAAGATCTAGGAGAGGTCAAGAAGTga
- the DENR gene encoding density-regulated protein isoform X2 gives MAMDAADSAVLDCKGDQRCSARPDADYPLRVLYCGVCSLPTEYCEYMPDVAKCRQWLEKNFPNEFAKLTVDNSPKQESGVGEGQGTTGEEEEKKKQKRGGRGQIKQKKKTVPQKVTIAKIPRAKKKYVTRVCGLATFEIDLKEAQRFFAQKFSCGASVTGEDEIIIQGDFTDDIIDVIQEKWSEVDDDSIEDLGEVKK, from the exons ATGGCGATGGATGCAGCCGATTCTGCAGTTCTCGATTGCAAAGGAGACCAAAGGTGCAGTGCAAGGCCTGATGCGGACTATCCCCTCCGGGTTCTCTACTGCGGAG ttTGCTCGTTGCCAACAGAG TACTGCGAATACATGCCCGATGTGGCTAAATGCAGGCAATGGTTAGAGAAGAACTTCCCAAACGAGTTTGCAAAACTTACTGTAG ACAATTCTCCAAAACAAGAATCTGGAGTTGGAGAAGGTCAAGGAACAACTGgtgaagaggaagagaagaaaaagcaaaAGAGAG GTGGGAGAggtcagataaaacagaagaagaaaacgGTACCTCAAAAAGTGACAATAGCGAAAATCCCAAGAGCAAAGAAGAAATACGTCACGAGAGTGTGCGGTCTTGCAACATTTG AAATTGAcctcaaggaagcacaaagatTCTTCGCTCAGAAATTCTCCTGTGGTGCCTCTGTAACAGGAGAGGACGAAATAATCATTCAGGGGGATTTTACAGATGACATCATCGATGTCATCCAGGAGAAATGGTCTGAG GTGGATGACGATAGCATCGAAGATCTAGGAGAGGTCAAGAAGTga